The window CCCTCGGCGCCGCCGGCCCCGATGATGGTATGGAACTCATCAATAAAGAGGATGCAGCGGGTCTCTTTAATTTCATCAATCACGCGCTTGAGACGCTCCTCAAACTGGCCGCGGTACTTGGTGCCGGCCACCAGGGCGCCCATATCCAGCGTGACCACGCGCTTGCCCTTGATGCTGTCGGGCACGTCGCCCTGCACGATGCGCTGCGCCAGGCCCTCAACAATCGCGGTTTTGCCGACGCCGGGTTCACCGATCAGAGCTGGATTGTTTTTGGTGCGGCGGGAGAGGATCTGAATAACACGCTCAATCTCGTGCTGGCGACCAATAATCGGATCAAGGCGGCCAGCCTCGGCCATCTCGGTCAGATCGGTGCCCAGAGCGTCGAGGTAGGGTGTTTTCGACTGGCGCTGAGCGGTAGTTCCAGGTGTGGCGCCGCGCTGTTCGGCGGTGCCGGTGGTGCCGTGGCGCAGGACGCGCATCACCTGATTGCGCACCTGTTCCAGGCTCACGCCCATAATGTCCAGCACACCGGTGGCCACGCCCTCACCGTTCCGCACCAGCCCGAGGAGCAGGTGTTCGGTGCCGATATAGTGGTGATTCAGGCGATTGGCTTCTTCGATGGCATACTTAATGACCTTCTGAGCGCGAGCGGTGAGTTCCTGATCGGCCGCGGGGGCGCCTTCCCCGACGCCAACGATGAACTCGACGGCGCTGCGCGCCTGGGCCAGCTTGACCCCCAGGTCATCGAGGACGCGCGCGGCGATCCCCTCACTCTCGCGAATGAGCCCGAGCAGGATGTGCTCGGTGCCGATATACGGGTGATTAAACGAGCGCGCCTCCTCGTGTGCGAGCTGCAACACCTGCTTGGCCCGCTTGGTAAACTTACTGTAAAGATCTGACATGGAAGTTCTCCACTAACTATCCCTGAACCAGTCGCAGGTGCGCCCACAGGGATGAACGTACAGGCGACCGATGCCCGGTATACCGGCAGAGCCTGGAGTCTGAGCAGGCATCGGGGCTCCTCAGATCCATACCATTGAAATAGCGGGGTCCGGTGGACTCTGCGGGGGATTGCGGGTAGTTGACGAGCGGGAGGTTGCCGCTTCCCGAACGCCTGACTCACACCGCGGATGTAGCGCCTCATTGCATCAGGATGCTGTATCCATCGGCTCCTCGGCGTCAGCTTCCTCGCTCACGTCGGGGTTGAGACGCAGGCTAAGCCCCATGCGCTTGCGGGCTGGATCAATCCGAATAATGCGCGCGCGAACAGTCTGTCCTTCGGTGAGCACGTCCCGGGGGTTCTGGATGCGCTCATCACCCATCTCGGAGACGTGGATAAGCCCCTCGATGCCATCCTCGATCCGCGCGAAGGCGCCAAACGAGGCGATCTGGGTAATCGTGCCTTCCACGATCTGGCCGAGGTGATACTTCTCGCCCGCGCGAGTCCAGGGTTCACTCTGGGTTCGTTTGATCGACAGGGCGATCCGCTTGCGTTCGTGATCGATGCTCAAGATATAAACCTGCACCGTATCTCCAACCTTTAACACCTCCGATGGATGCTTAACCCGGCTCCACGAAATCTCGGACAGATGCACCAGCCCGTCGGCGCCGCCGATGTCAACAAACGCCCCGAAGTCGCACACCGAACTGACCACGCCCGTTCGTACATCCCCCTCGCGGAGGTTGGACAGCAGTTCGTCCTTCTTCAATTCACGCGACTCTTGAACCGCCTGGCGTTCGGAGAGAATGAGCCGATTGCGGTTGCGATTGATTTCAATCACCTTTAGCGGCAGTTCCGTATTGACCATTTTGGCCATATCGGACTGTTTCTGCGTATCGGGTCCACGGCTGATCCCCGAGACCTGGGAGGCGGGCACGAAGCCGCGCACCCCATCAAGGTTGACCAGCAGCCCGCCCTTGTTATAATTCACTACCCGCGCCCGGATCACCTCACCGCGTTCATACGCGACCTGGAGCGCCCGCCAGCTCCGCTCCTGTCGCGCCTTGTCGATCGAAAGAATGGCCCGCCCTTCTTTATCCTCGGACTGTACGACAAAGACCAGCAGCGTATCTCCGACTTTGAGGGCGGCGCGATCTTCGGGGGTGAGAGATTGCATCTCACGGGCGGGGACGACGCCTTCGGCCTTGGCGCCGATGTCAACAAGTATCTCGTCACGGTCAACGCGCATGATTTTGCCGTCAACCGTGTCGCCATACTTGAGATTGCGGTATTCGTGCGCAGGGTCCCTGAGGTATTGCTCCATTAGAGCCATATCCTCAGCTTCGGACGCGGATCCATTCTCACCGTGGTGCGGCGAGGAAGACGCTCCGGACTCTGCGGCGATCCCTTTCGACTCTTCCATGCGCCGTCCTTGCTCAACGCGAGGGACCCGAAGACGCGGCGTGTAAGATGTACTGTTCAACCGTTGAACATTATACGCCGCGCAAGATCAAAACGCAAGGGTGTATCACCGCGCAGGGCGTGCTAACGCGCTAAACACGGCGGTTGGCGCCGAAAACCCGTGTTAGAGGGGGATGGCGTAGGCGTCAGGATGGCCGGCGCCGGTAATGGGGCGCTGGCTGGCGAACTGGATCGGCGCCAGGCCGAGGCGGCGGAGGCCGAGGTAGGCCTCTTCATTGCACAGCAGCAGGTCCTCATCGGCGTGATTGAGGAGGGCGAGGGCCTGTTCAACGGGGGGGCCGATTACGCTCAGGCCAAGGCCGGGGAGGATTGCCAGGCGGGCCTGACCGGCGACCAGAGCCAGACGGGGTCGCCGCGTGGCGTCAAGGTTCCAGCGGGAATGCATAGCGCGCGCGGTCTGGTGGGCATTTCGCAGGAGGGTCGCCGGGCCTTGCCGACCCGTGACGCCGAACACTACCACCAGGTGCTGTCCGAAGCGCATAAGCAGGCCCTCGTGACGCCGGGCGCCGTCGGCGGCAAGCGCGGCGGCTTCACGCAGGCGCGCTATGTGTGGCGGACCCTCCGGCAGGGCGATGGCCAGCGCCGCAATGTCGCACGGCAGCCCCTCAGGGGGCAGATCCGCTTCCAGCAGATCCTCAACCGGCGGGAGTTCAGGGAGCAGCCGCTGGAGTTGCCGGGTGGCGCGACGTTGCTGGCGCAGCCGGTTGACCGCATGACACAACTCGCCCCAGGCCCCGCCGGTAATCTCCAGTTTGGCTTCGGTCTGGACGTCGGCCACGCTGGCGGCCAGACGCCGCAGGTCGCGTTCAATCGCCAGCCGATCCCAGACGACCACCAGGGCGGTGAACAGGAGCGGGAGCAGGGCAAGCCGGGGGACGAAAAGGATCGCGGTCGCGGTCGCCATCAGGGCGGCGATAGCCAGGATGGAGCGTAGCCGACGCCCCGCCTGGGGAGTGGTGAGCAGACACATACAGGTCCCGGTGCGAAGCGGGTTGCTCAAACGCCCGGCATGGGCGTATGAGCATAGCACCGGAGCGGAGCGACGACAAAGGATCGCAGATTACAATATCTTACTCTTCGCGGAGAATGTAGCCGGCGCCACGCACGGTGTGAATCACGCGGGGTTCGCCGTGGGCCTCGAGTTTCTGGCGCAGGTAGCGAACGTACACCTCGATAATATTGCTCTCGCCACCGAAGTCGTACCCCCAGACGCGGTCGTAGATCACCTCACGGGTGAGCACCTGGTTGGGGTGACGCATAAAGAGTTCGAGCAGGTCGTACTCCTTGGCCGTCAACTCAACCCGGCGCTCGCCGACGCGCAACTCGCGGGCGGCGGTATCGAGGGTCAGGTTGCCGAAGCGGAGCACCTCGCTACCGGAACTGGCCTGACGGCGGCGCAACTGTACGCGGATGCGCGCCAGCAGTTCCTCAAAGGCGAAGGGCTTTACCAGATAGTCGTCGGCCCCATGTTCCAGACCGCGCACCCGGTCGGCCACAGCATCGCGCGCGGTGAGGATGATGATCGGCACATCCGAGGCGGCGCGCAGGCGCTGGGCCACCTCCAGGCCATCAATGCCGGGGAGCATAAGGTCAAGGATGACCAGGTCGTGCGGCATCTCACGGGCAGCGGCCAGGCCCGTGGGGCCATCGGCGGCCACGGTCACCTGAAAGCCTTCGAGCGCCAGGCCGCGGCGGAGGTAATTGGCGATCTCCGGTTCGTCTTCGATGATCAGAATACGCTGCGTGGTCATGGCGTGCCAGGGCTGACTTGTATACCTGGCTCCAAGTATACGGCCTGTTGCGACGCCTGGCAACGCAGGCAGGCGGGAGGGTTCGGGATTCGCCGCGGATGGCCCTTCAAGCGCGGCGACATCTGGAACGCAAGGAAAATCTGGGAGGGCCGTGCCCTCCCGGAAGAGCTTCGTGTATGTGTTCAGATGTAACCGCGGAGTACGCAGAGGAACCTGGAGTATGAGCTTTCCAGGCTCTTTACGCTCATCTGCTGCGAATGTGTTCGATAGAGGTGAACGCTATCGGCTTAGTTTTCTATCAGGCGCAGTACGCGGAAGGCTTCGGCATAGGCATAGCCCGCCCTGGCGCCGGCGTCGGCGGCCCACTGGCGCACCATGGCTATGGCATCGGGGCCAACCTGGGAGCGGTGGCAATTGACTGCGGCAAGTTTGCGATCGATCGTATCGCTGATGTCAATATAGGTGTCGGGATGGAGGGTCAAATCCAGATAAAGCTCGGCAACCTTATGCGGCTCCAGGCCCTCGGCGAGCAGTTCCGGGAAGATGTGGCGCGTTTCGGCGCTGGGGAACACGGCGTAGATGGTGGCTTCGCCGACGGCGCGGTGGTCGGGATGGTTGATGTAGTTGTGACCTAAGAAGTAAGTTGTCGGATCCTGGCATATAACCCGATCAGGCCGCACCTCGCGGATCAGGCGGGTAATGGCGCGACGCAGTTCCAGCGTCGGTTGAAGCGAGCCATCGGGGTAGCCGAGGAAGCGAACGTCGTGCACGCCGGTCACGGCGGCGGCGGCCACCTGTTCGGCGCGGCGCGTCTCGACCAGCGTCTGCGGATCGACGGACGGTTCGTTGGAGCCAGCGGCGCCATCGGTGACGATGCAGTAGATCACGGTGTGGCCCTCGGCCGTCCAGCGGGCGACGGAACCGGCCATGCCAAACTCCGTATCGTCGGGATGAGCGACGACGGCCAGGATGGTGAGTTTGTGTTTCTGATGGATCATAGCTTTAGCCATGGTTCAGCCCTGCGTTGCCATTCCTGTTCCGCTCGCAGCGGTCGCGCCCCGGCAAAGCCCGAACGAGCCTGCCACCGCGGACGGAGGAAAACAACGATGGTAACGCAACAGGCTGCGCGGCGAAACCACGTCTTAGTCTACACGATCGTGCGGGGAACTGTCCAGGGGGACTCGCGGGATCGCAGGGGGTGTGACGAAACGTTCCGGCCACGTTGCGCGCCGGGCAGGGGGGCGAGCGTGGTTTCGGCGCAATCCATGCGTGGCGTCGTGCGGAACGGCGCATCAGCGACTATAATACCCTCGTACCAAAGGAGAACATATGAGCATTGACCGGTTGGTGGCGGAGTGCGTCGCGCAGATTGACGCCAGTCACGAGGCGCGCGAGCAGGTCATCGGAGTGTCACGCGGGTTGATCCGCCTGTGCGCCAACAGCATCCGCGCGACTCATCGGGGCGATTTTGCCGAGGCGGAGCGGCTGCTGGCGGCAGCCGGGGCGGTCGTCGCGCAGATTAACGCGGCAACGGCCGACAACCTGGAGATCCGCGCCGCTGGCTACACCCAGGACGCGCTGAAGGAGTACGCCGAGGCCCATCTGGTGCTGGCCTTTCTGGCCGGACGCGAGCCGCCAGGCGCGGCAGCGCTGGGGGTTGATCCGGCGCCGTACCTCAACGGACTGGCCGAGGCGGCCAGCGAGTTGCGCCGGGCCATACTCGACGGGTTGCGCCGGGGAGAGACGGCCAGAGGAGAGATGTTGCTACAGTTGATGGACGACATCTATGCGGCCCTGGTGACGGTTGACTATCCCGACGCGATCACCGGCGGCCTGCGGCGCACCACCGATGCGCTGCGCGCTGTACTCGAGCGCACCCGTGGCGACATTAGCGCCGCCATTCGTCAGGATCAACTGGTGGCCGCCATGCGTGATCTGGAACGCCGCCTGGGGCTGCACGAGGCATAATCAGGAGGGCTGACCGTCCCACGCCCTTCCGTCAGGCAGGGGTATCGGGAAACCCGGTTTTCCCCCATGCCCTTCCAACCGGCCAGGAACGAACCCGGGGCTTTTCAGGAGGGCGCACTGCTTCCAGACTCACCCCTTAATAGTCTGTGAACGAAGTTTTGCGCTAACCCGTCCCCTCCCCAACCCTCCCCCGCCGGGGGAGGGCGTTCGGCGCCTCCCCCCGGCGGGGGGAGGCCGGGAGGGGGCGGAAGTGCCAGGAACCTTTAGTTCACAGACTACGTAATGGCCTGGAAAGGATGATCCCATGAACCATGCCGGTCAACAACCGGACCTGCGGCGCATCGGCACCGCGGCGCTGCCCGCGGCGGTGTTACGGGAGATCGGCGCCTGCGCCGAGGCCTGCCGCGAGACGCTGCGCGCCCTGGCAGGCGAGCGTGAGCGTCTGCGGGCCGTCCTCGACCGGCGGATCAAAGCCGCTCCCGATGGGCCGGCACGGCGCCTCTGCGCCGTTGATGGGGCCCACGCCGCTGTGCCCGCCGCGGGGGCGACCTTTGCCGCGATTGCCGCCGCCGCGGTGGAAGAGGCCGCCCTTACCGACCAGGACGTGCGCGTCTGCCTGCTTCCCCCGGTCGAGGAACTGGACACCATTCTGGGCGGGCTGCGCGCGGTGCTGGAGGTGCGACTGCTGGCGCGGCGCATTCGGAGCACCAGCAGCGGTCTCTTTGTGCTTGACGGTTCGTTCTACTCGCTGCTGCTAGAGATCAACCGGCTGCTGGTGCGCTACGCGCAGGATCACCGCTACGGGAGGCCGCCAGGCTGGTGGGAGGCGTTCCGTCCGCTGATCGAAGCCTTCTTTCAAGATGAGGACTGGCGACTGGTGCTGGAGTGCCGGCGCGTGGTGGCGCACCCCAAGGCCGCCACCGCCGCCGATGACGTACTGGAGCTGGCGCCGCGCCTGAGCGGCATGGTCACTGATCGCACCCTGTGGACCAGCGTGCTCAATCCCGGCGAATACGCCTTGCCGGCCCCGCTGATCCGTAAGGATCGGCCGCACCTGCTAACCGGCTACCACAGCCCGGCGATAGCCGATTTTCGCGACCGGCGCGCGGCGATCGAGCGCGGCTACGGGCAACTCTACGTGCTCTACTACCGCCCCGACGGCCTGGGGCCGGCCTACCGTCTGGAGTTGCCGGCGGCGCTGATCGCCCGCGAGCCGCTGGGCGCAGTGCTGGCCACCTTCCGCAGCGCCCTGCGCGTCAGCAGCATCCAGGAGCCGCTGCCGCAGTTTCTCGCCGACGCGATCTGCCGGCAACTCGGCCACGCTCTGGCCGCGACCGCCGAGGGCGCCCGCACCTGGCTCCAGCAGGAGTTCGACCTGGCGCTCGTACAGCGCTACCTGGGGCCGTATCGCACCCCACGAGGGTGAATGACCGGCGAAGCAAGCCGGAGGGGAGCAAGCCGGAGGGTTGCTCCACGGCGCCAGGTGTCAACGATTTGCCATTAGAATGCCTCAGAACTGCACACCCCCTCCGTAGAAGTACGGGGTTTGCCTCATAAGAAAGCCATGCTTGCGCGCCGATTGTGACGCGCGTCGCGTAGTGGTACGGAGTGACGCAGCGCGTGAGGAATGGTACCCTCAGTATCAGACAGGCAGGAGGAGGGTTTTGACGGCCCGTTCCAGGCACGAGCGAGCCGTCAACGGGCAAGGCTTTATGAAATAGTGAAAAGCCACCCATATCCTCCGGCGTGCCCAGGCGCTACCGGCAGCGTTCGCCGGGCAGATGGACACACACAGGGGGTACTCCGATGATCGTGCAACTTCCACTCAATAACGAGCAGGTGATGGTGGTCTTTCGCCTGCCAGCGCAGATCTGGGCCGATAGCATTCATCTCGTAGGCGATTTCAACAACTGGAGCACGTCGGCCACGCCGATGCGTCGCGGTGAACAGTACTGGGAGGCGACGGTGACCGTGCCGGCGGGCAGCACGTGCTACTACGCCTATCTGGTGGACGGAAAGTACTGGTGTAGCGAGTACAGCACTGCCAGATATACTCGGGACAACTCCGGGCCGCGGGTGGCGATGATCCCGATTGAGATCGCCCAGGCGGATGAACTGGCGCTGACAGGCTAATCGCGAAACGGGGAACTCGAGCGTACGCCGCCACCGAAGGTGGAACGATGCGGGAGGGCCTGGCCCTCCCTTTCTTTTTGCGGTGGTAATTGATGGTCCGGCCCGCCAGGTCGTGGAGAGAAGCGCTGCGCCCATCCCTGCTCACGTCTGGAACACATAGGTTCCCGGCGCTTCCATCAGCGGCGCGTAGCCGCTCTCAGGGGCGCCTATGGGCGGCGGCGGGACCATGCCGCTTGAACGAGCGGCCAGCCAGCGGTTCCACTCTGGCCACCAGGAGCCAGCGTGGACCGGCACGGTCGCCTGCCAGGTGTCGGGGTCCACATACTTGTCGCTGGGGTAGCTGGTGGCAACCTGGTAGCTCCGGCGCGGGTGGCCCGGCTCGCTGACGATCCCTGCGTTGTGTCCTCCGGTGGTTAACAAGAAGGTCACCTCGGTATCTTCAAGGAGCATCAATTTATAGACTGAGCGCCACGGCGAGACGTGGTCGGTGCGCGTAGCCACGACGAAGAGCGGCACGCGGATGTCGCTAAGCGCGATGGGCCGCTCGCCAATGCGGTAGCGCCCCTCGAACAGGTCGTTGTTCAAAAACAGGCGCACCAGATACTCGGCGTGCATTCGGGCAGGCAGGCGCGTGCCGTCGGCGTTCCAGGCCATCAGGTCGTTCATCGGCTCGCGCACGCCCAGCAAGTACTCGCGGATCATCCGCGACCAGATCAGATCCTGCGAGCGCAGCAACTGGAAGGCGCCGGCCATCTGCGAAGAGTCGAGGTAGCCCTGCACGGCCATAATGTCGTTGAGGTAGGCCACCTGGCTCTCGTCAATGAAGAGGGTCAACTCGCCGGCCTCTTTGAAGTCGGTCTGCGCGGCGAAGAGGGTGACGCTCCGCAGGCGCTCGTCGTTGTCGCGGGCCATGGCGGCGGCGACCATGGTCAGCAAGGTGCCGCCGAGGCAGTAGCCAGCGGCGTGGATCTTGCGCCCGGGCACGATTGCCCCCACCACGTCCAGCGCAGTCATCACCCCGTCGCGGAAGTAGTTGTCCATGCCCAGATCGCGATCCTCGGGGCCGGGGTTCTTCCAGGAGATCATGAACACCGTATAACCCTGCTCCACCAGGTAGCGAACGAGGGAGTTGTGAGGGGAGAGGTCGAGGATGTAGTACTTCATAATCCAGGCGGGCACGATCAACAGCGGTTCGGCGTACACCTGTTCGGTCATCGGCTCGTACTGGATCAACTCGATCAGGTGGTTCCGATACACGACCTTCCCCGGCGTAATGGCCACATTCTGCCCCGGCACATACTGCTCCGCGCCAGCGGGCCGGCGCCCGTCGATCCAGCGCTTCCAGTCATCCAGGGCGTTGAGCGCGCCCCGCAGCAGGTTGGTTCCGCCCTGACGCCAGGTGGCGTGGAGCACTTCCGGGTTGGTCAGCAGAAAGTTGGTGGGAGCGAGCATGTCGAGCAACTGACGGGCCGCAAATGTGGTCACCTGCTCATGATGGCGTGACACGCCTGACACGCCGGTGGTGGCTGCGCTCCACCACTGCTGCGCCAGCAAGAACGCCTGAGCGTAGAGGTTGAAGGGCCAGAGCTGCCACTCCGGGGCGGCGAAGCGGCGGTCTTCGGGCAGATCGGGGTCATCGGGCGGGGTCTGGGGATTGAGCGCGGCCCCGAGCGCATAGCGATTAAACGTCACGAGCTGAGCCAGGGCGAGCTGGGCCAGGGCCTGCTGCTTGCCCGGAGCGTTGGCCAGGTGGGTGAGCCAGTCTACATAGGCAAGGATCAGAGCCGCGGGCGAGAGGCCCAGCGTAAAGCGTCCCTGCCAGGCGTGCAACAGCCGGTCGAGACCGGCGCCGTGGTTGGCCCGTTGCGCGAGTGTATCCATGGTGCCTCTCCGCTATGAAATGTGCCAGAGGGAAGCACCCCAGAGGGGTGCGCCATGCACCTTAGAGGGGAGCACCCTGGAGGGGTGCGTGCACCTCAGAGGGGAGCACCCCGGAGGGGTGTTCCACATGCATCATCATAGCAGCCGCGCGGCGCGCCAAGAGAGAAGATCTCACCGCCGGGGGGGGCCGCTCTCTTCACCGGGCGCTGGTCAGGAACAGGTGCGCGCCCCAGGCGGGCAGAATGACGTGCAGCCCGCGCTGGTGCATCTCGTCGCCGTCGCGTTCGTAGGTCGCGTCGTTGAGGACATCCTCGAGCGTCCAGCGCTGGCCCGCCAGGCCGTCCCAGGCCATATGCACGCGGCCATAGGCCGGCGTGTCGCCCAGATTGATCACTACCAGCGTCC of the Chloroflexaceae bacterium genome contains:
- a CDS encoding response regulator transcription factor; translation: MTTQRILIIEDEPEIANYLRRGLALEGFQVTVAADGPTGLAAAREMPHDLVILDLMLPGIDGLEVAQRLRAASDVPIIILTARDAVADRVRGLEHGADDYLVKPFAFEELLARIRVQLRRRQASSGSEVLRFGNLTLDTAARELRVGERRVELTAKEYDLLELFMRHPNQVLTREVIYDRVWGYDFGGESNIIEVYVRYLRQKLEAHGEPRVIHTVRGAGYILREE
- the rpsA gene encoding 30S ribosomal protein S1, with translation MEQYLRDPAHEYRNLKYGDTVDGKIMRVDRDEILVDIGAKAEGVVPAREMQSLTPEDRAALKVGDTLLVFVVQSEDKEGRAILSIDKARQERSWRALQVAYERGEVIRARVVNYNKGGLLVNLDGVRGFVPASQVSGISRGPDTQKQSDMAKMVNTELPLKVIEINRNRNRLILSERQAVQESRELKKDELLSNLREGDVRTGVVSSVCDFGAFVDIGGADGLVHLSEISWSRVKHPSEVLKVGDTVQVYILSIDHERKRIALSIKRTQSEPWTRAGEKYHLGQIVEGTITQIASFGAFARIEDGIEGLIHVSEMGDERIQNPRDVLTEGQTVRARIIRIDPARKRMGLSLRLNPDVSEEADAEEPMDTAS
- a CDS encoding isoamylase early set domain-containing protein, producing the protein MIVQLPLNNEQVMVVFRLPAQIWADSIHLVGDFNNWSTSATPMRRGEQYWEATVTVPAGSTCYYAYLVDGKYWCSEYSTARYTRDNSGPRVAMIPIEIAQADELALTG
- a CDS encoding PIG-L family deacetylase codes for the protein MIHQKHKLTILAVVAHPDDTEFGMAGSVARWTAEGHTVIYCIVTDGAAGSNEPSVDPQTLVETRRAEQVAAAAVTGVHDVRFLGYPDGSLQPTLELRRAITRLIREVRPDRVICQDPTTYFLGHNYINHPDHRAVGEATIYAVFPSAETRHIFPELLAEGLEPHKVAELYLDLTLHPDTYIDISDTIDRKLAAVNCHRSQVGPDAIAMVRQWAADAGARAGYAYAEAFRVLRLIEN
- a CDS encoding haloacid dehalogenase, with translation MSIDRLVAECVAQIDASHEAREQVIGVSRGLIRLCANSIRATHRGDFAEAERLLAAAGAVVAQINAATADNLEIRAAGYTQDALKEYAEAHLVLAFLAGREPPGAAALGVDPAPYLNGLAEAASELRRAILDGLRRGETARGEMLLQLMDDIYAALVTVDYPDAITGGLRRTTDALRAVLERTRGDISAAIRQDQLVAAMRDLERRLGLHEA
- a CDS encoding alpha/beta fold hydrolase — its product is MDTLAQRANHGAGLDRLLHAWQGRFTLGLSPAALILAYVDWLTHLANAPGKQQALAQLALAQLVTFNRYALGAALNPQTPPDDPDLPEDRRFAAPEWQLWPFNLYAQAFLLAQQWWSAATTGVSGVSRHHEQVTTFAARQLLDMLAPTNFLLTNPEVLHATWRQGGTNLLRGALNALDDWKRWIDGRRPAGAEQYVPGQNVAITPGKVVYRNHLIELIQYEPMTEQVYAEPLLIVPAWIMKYYILDLSPHNSLVRYLVEQGYTVFMISWKNPGPEDRDLGMDNYFRDGVMTALDVVGAIVPGRKIHAAGYCLGGTLLTMVAAAMARDNDERLRSVTLFAAQTDFKEAGELTLFIDESQVAYLNDIMAVQGYLDSSQMAGAFQLLRSQDLIWSRMIREYLLGVREPMNDLMAWNADGTRLPARMHAEYLVRLFLNNDLFEGRYRIGERPIALSDIRVPLFVVATRTDHVSPWRSVYKLMLLEDTEVTFLLTTGGHNAGIVSEPGHPRRSYQVATSYPSDKYVDPDTWQATVPVHAGSWWPEWNRWLAARSSGMVPPPPIGAPESGYAPLMEAPGTYVFQT